DNA from Cystobacter fuscus DSM 2262:
CAGCGTTCCGCCCACCAGTCCCGCGAGCACGGCGCCCGCGCCGTGCAGGGCCACCACGCCTCCCGCCTCCTCCACCCGGAAGCCGCGCTCACGCGTGAGGTAGAGCGCCAGGAAGGGCACCACGAAGGAGCCCAGACGGTTCACCAGCGTGCCCGTCCAGAGGTACCAGTAGGTGCCTGGCAGGCCGCCCACCAGCGCCTTCGCTTCCTTCACCCACCGCTCTCCCAGGTCACTCATGTCGAATGGGCAGTCTGTGGGAGTGGACCTCGCGAGCGCCAGGAGATAGCAGGGGGGGGCGCCCTCCAGGCAGCCTGTCTGGTGCGACGGCCATCGCGGCGGCGCCTGGGCTGTTAGAGTCGCCTCCGTCGAGCCCCCTCTTGCGTGAAGGAACGTCATGAGCAGCGGTACCCTGACGCCGAACCACCCCCAGGATCCCCACCGCGTGTCCGTGGAGATCGCCCCCGAGACCTTCTGGGTGGGCAAGCGTGAACCCGGCAATATCTTCTACGCCAACCCCTATCTGCGCCGCTTCCGCGGCACGGACTCGAGGACGCAGAAGCCGGCGGAGTTCAACCTGCTCATCGATCCGGGCTCGAGCAGCGACTTCTCCATCATCCACACCAAGGTGGCCTCGCTCATTGGTGGCATGGACCGGCTGTCGGCCCTGTTCATCAACCACCAGGATCCGGACGTGGGCTCCTCGGCGAGCATCATCTCCGCGCGCTACTCGCCGCGCGCGAGCATCCTGTGCTCCGAGGACACCTGGCGGCTCATCGTCCACCAGAACCTGCCGCGCAACCGCTTCATCCCCACGGAGAAGTTCACCCAGGGACTGAGCGTGCCCACCGGCCACAAGCTGCTGCCCGTGCCTTCGCCCTTCTGCCACTTCCGGGGCGCGGTGATGCTCTATGATCCGCAGACGCGGGTGCTCTTCACGGGGGACCTCTTCGGAGGCCTCACCGACTCCAAGGCCCAGGGTCTGTGGGCGGACGAGTCCGACTGGACGGGCATCCGCGCCTTCCATCAAATCTACATGCCGGTGAACACGGCGCTGGTGCGCGCGGTGGCGGCCATCCGCAAGCTGACGCCCGCGGTGGAGATCATCGCCCCGCAGCACGGCCGCATCATCCGCGGGCCCCTGGTGCAGCAGTTCCTCGAGCGCATGGAGCGGCTGCAGGTGGGCCTGGACATTATCGACGAGGCGCAGGATCGCACGCACCTGCAGGCGTGGAACACGGTGGTGGACCGGGTGCTGTCGCTGGCGCGCGGCTACCTGGGCGACTCGGTGGAGGCCAAGCTCACGGCGAGCCAGCAGCTGGCGGACACGGCTCAGTTCGACGGCTCTCGCCTGACGGTGAAACGCCTGGGCAAGTGGACGCTGGAGCACGTGGTGGAGCTGCTGTGCCAGGGCGAGCCCCCGGAGATCTCCGGCCCCATCATGGTGGAGGCCTCCACCGCCGCCGCCGAGTACAACCTGCCCACGCCCCATCTGGACATCGAGGGCAATGGGGCTCCGTCCCACGTGTCGTTGCTGGAGACGTGAGCGGGGACGGGCCGGCCGCGGTGCTGGCGGGAGGAGGAGACGGTGCACTCGACGGATGATGATGCCGGTGGCGTGACCTACCTGAGCGACTCGTCGCCAGGGCACCCGGCGTTGCCTCCGGGCGAGCGCCCGAGCCTGTCGTTGGAGCAGACCCTGCGTCCGGCGACGCCACCGGTGTCCCCTCACGGCACGCTCATCCAGGGGGCGGTGACGCCCCTGCCCGCCCCCGTTGCGGCGCGCGGCCTGGTGCCGGGTCAGGTGGTCGCGGACCGCTACCAGGTGCGCAAGTGGCTGGGCTCGGGAGGAACCGCCGCGGTGTACGAGGTGCTGGACCTCCAGACGAACCAGCACGTGGCGCTCAAGGTCCTGGCGGTGCCCCACGCGGAGGAGACGCTGGTCACGCGCTTTCGCCGGGAGGTGGAGCACGCGCGCGCGCTGGAGCACGTCAACATCCTGCGCGTCTTCGACGTGGGGTGGGATGGGGAGCGGCACTTCCTGACGGTGGAACTGCTCGCGGGCATGGACCTGCGCCAGCTCCTGCAGGAGCGGCGGCCCACGCTGGCCGGTGCCCTGCGCTGGCTCACCCACGCCACCGTGGCCCTGGAGCACGCGCACGCGCGCGGGGTGCTGCACCGGGACATCAAGCCCGGCAACCTCTTCATCACCCGGACCGGGGTGCTCAAGCTGATGGACTTCGGCCTCGCCAAGAGCGAGCACGTGCCGGGCACCACCAGCCAGGGCGCCACGCTCGGCACCCCGGAGTACATGGCGCCCGAGCAGGTGATGGGCACGCCCCCCGTGTCACCCGCCTCGGACCTGTACTCCCTGGGCGTGGTGGCGTACGAGTTGTTCACCGGGCAACTTCCCTTCCGCCATTCGCAGCCCGTGCCGTTGATGTTCCTGCACGTCCAGGAAACACCCCGGCCCCCCCGGCTGCTCTGTCCGGCGCTGCCGGAGCCGTTCGAACGTGTCGTGTTGAAGCTGATGGAGAAGCGCCCGGAGGACCGTTACCGTAACGCGACCGAGCTGCGTGCCGCGCTGGCGAAGCTGTGGCCCCTGGTGCTCGAACGCCCTTCATGAGGCTGGTGTCATGATTTCCGTTCTCGGCCTGTTGTTCACCAGCCTCCTGCTGGGGATGGCCGCCCGGCGCAGTGGCCGTTTCCACGAGCACACGGCGCACGTCATCAACGCCTATGTGATCAACGTGGCGCTGCCCGCGCTGGTGTTGCGCTCGGTGCACGGGCTCACGCTGGCGCCCGAGCTGCTGCTGTCCGCCGCCGTGCCCTGGGTCATCTTCGGCGTGGCCTGGCTGCTGTTCCACGCGCTGGGGCCCCGGCTGGGGCTGGCGCCCGACAGCGTGGCGGCGCTGGTGCTCACGGCGGGTCTGGGCAACACGTCGTTCGTGGGCCTGCCGCTCATCGAGGGCCTGCGCGGTCCCGAGGCCCTGCGGGTGGCGGTGGTCATCGATCAGCTGGGCTCGTTCCTGGCGCTGGCCACGGTGGCCACCATCTACGCCGCGCGCGCCGCCGAGAGGGAGACGCACCCGGCGGCGCTGTGGAAGAAGCTGGTGGGCTTCATGCCCCTGGTGGCCTTGGTGCTCGCGTTGCTCACCCATCCGTGGGCGTTTCCCACGTGGGTGGATGGGGTGCTGGCGCGGTTGGGCGCGACGCTCACCCCGCTCACGCTCTTCTCCGTGGGCTACCAGTTGCGGCTGTCCGGCCTGCGCGGCCGGGGAAAAGCGCTGTGCCTGGGGTTGGGCTACAAGTTGGTGCTGGCCCCGCTGGGCATCGCGCTGTTGCTGCTCGCGCTGCCGCGACTGGACCGTCTGTCTTTCGAGGTGACCGTGCTTCAGGCGGGGATGGCGCCGATGGTGACGGGGGCCATTCTCGCGGTGGACCATGGGTTGGATCCAGAGTTGTCCGCCCTCATGGTGGGGGTGGGCATCCCGCTGTCGTTGCTCACGGTACCCACGGCCCTGTGGTTGATGGGATAGGAGGCTTCGCTCAGGCGAAGGCTTCCGTGGCGAAGGACAGCTCGAGGCCGTCCGCGCGCATGCGCAGCCGTGGCCGGGACAGCCAGTGGCAGTGGGGGCAATAGCTGTGTGCACCACCACCCGGCGTCTTGCGGATGTTCACCGCGCCGCCACACAGCATGCAACCCTGGGGGAGGACGAATTCGGCGATGCCCTCGCCCGTGTTCTGATCAGGTGAACCGTTCATGATCCACTGGTAACGCAGCTTCCGGCGAGCACAAGTCTCACGGGTCGACTCTTCGTGCTCCCTTGGAGAGCAAGGAGGCGGGCGAGGGGTTCCGGAGCGCGCGCACTCCTGCTAGGAGAAAGACTCATGAAAAAAGGCATCTATTACACCCCGCGTCCCTCCCGTGAGCCCGTCACCCGCGAGGGAGATCCCGGCGGCAAGTGGTCCGCGAAGTTCCCGGACATGATGGGCTACAGGAGCCAGGGCGGTGGCAAGGTGCCCGAGGACTTCGAGTGGGCGAGCAACCCCAAGCAGGTTCAGGAAGAACTGACGCCCGAGTCGCTCGCCGCCAGCTACAGCCAGCGGGTGATTCCGCGCCTCCCGGAGCCGGCGCCCACGCCCGCGCTTCCCGCGGACGCGAAGCCGACGCCCAAGTAGCACCGGGCGTCAGAGCCTGGCGATCAGTGCGTCCACCAGGGCCCGCACGGCTCCGGGGCCGCCCTGGTGCAGGAAGAGGTTGGGCTCGGTGACCTCGAGCTCCATCAGCCGCAGCGCGCCCCGCTCATCCCGCGCCATGTCCACCCGGGCGTAGAGCAACTCGAACCCCGTGGCGGCGAGCACCTTCCGGGCGAAGGCCCGTTCTTCCTCGGAGGACGTGAGGGACTCGGCGAGGGTGGGATCATAGCCCGGGCGAGCCGACAGGGCGGCGGGCCGCAGGATGGCGTGGGTGTACTCCCCGCCGAAGAAGAGCAGCGAGCGCTCACCGTGGCCCTCCACCGAGGAGATGTAGGGCTGCACCATCATGTCCTTGTGCGGCAACACGCGCGCCATCAGCTCCCGCGCGGCGGGCAGCTCCGCGGGCCCGCGGACCCGGAGCGTGTCGCGCGCGCCCGCGGACACCGCCGGCTTCACCACCGCGTCGCTCCAGCCGTGCTCGGTGAGCAGGGCCTCCACGTCCGGAGTCGAACCCCGCGCGAGCCAGAGCGTGGGGACGATGGGCACACCGCGTGACTCCAGCTCGCGCAGGTAGCTCTTGTGCGTGTTCCACCGCAGCACCTCGGGTGGATTCCACAAGGGGCATTGGGCTCCGGCGCGCTCGGCCCAGGCGACGAACTCGTCACGGCGCCTGTCCGAGTCCCAGGCGGTGCGGATGAGCGCGAGCCGGAAGCGGCTCCAGTCCACCGCCGGGTCATCCCAGATGATGGGTCCGGCCTTCACGCCCCGGGCGGCGAGCGCCTCGGCGAGCAGGAGTTCATCGGGCCGGCAATCGGGGTAGGTGGACGCGGTGACCAGGGCGATGTCGAGGGGGGCACCAGGAAAGGGCATGTCCCCCTCGATATCGGGTGGAGCGGGGCGCGGCTACTTCTTCTCCAGCGGGCCCTCGCCATCGTTGAGCAGGGTCTTCTTCTCACCGGGCTGGGCGGGCTGTTCGAACGGACCCTCGCCGTCGTCGATGACGCCCTTCTTGTCCCCGATGTGGCCGTCATCCTGCTCGGTCCCGGAGCCCCCCACGCCTTCCTTGAAACCCTCCACGGCCTCCCGCGTCGCGTCGCCCACGTCGCGAGCCGTGTCTCCCACCTGTTTGCCTACCTCCCGGGCGTCCTGGCGCAGCTCTCGATCCTGACTCTCGGTGCAGCCGGCCATGAGTCCCGCGATCCCCAGCAGGCCCATCGCCACCCGTGCCTTCCAGCCCTGTGCCGCCATGGTGCTCTCCTCCGGTCGAAGTGGTTCGCGGGGAGAAGCTAGGCATCCCGTCCAGCGCGCGGCGGCCTCCCCGCTCCGGGTGGATGAGGAGCGGGCGGGCGAGCGGGCGAAGCCCTCACGGGCTCACTGCTGCTGGGAGGCGATGACGGCGCCGAGCCGGCGCATGCCCTCTTCCAGCAGCTCCGGCGGACGGTTGGAGAAGTTCAGGCGCATGAACTCGTGGCGCGGCTCGGCGGCGTAGAAGGGCGCGCCCGGCACGAAGGCCACGCGCTTCTCCAGCGCCAGGGGGAAGAGCGCCTCCGCGCTCATGCCGCGCGGCAGCTCCGCCCACACGAACATGCCACCGTCCGGCTGCGTCCACCGGGTTCCCGCGGGCATGTGCCGCTTCATCGAATCGAGCATGGCCATGCAGCGCTCGCCGTAGACGACGCGCAGGTGCTCCAGGTGGGCATTGAAGTCGAAGCGCGTGAGCAGCCGCGCCGTGGCCCGCTGCGCCACCGTGGCGGTGTGTAGATCCGCCGCCTGCTTCACCACGGTGACCGCCCGGAGGACGTCCCGTGGCCCCACCATCCACCCGATGCGCAACCCGGGCGCCAGGGTCTTGGAGAACGAGCCGAGGCTGACCACCACGCCCTCTTCGTCGAGCGAGGCCAGCGACGGCAGGTGCTCGCCCCGGAAGCGCAGCTCGCCGTAGGGGTTGTCCTCGAGGATGAGGATGCGGTGGCGCTGGGCGAAGCGCACGAGCGCGTGCCGGCGCTCCAGCGACAGCGTGGTGCCCTTGGGATTCTGGAAGTTGGGCACCAGGTAGATGAGCTTGGGCTTGCGCGAGGTGATCAGGCGCTCGAGCTCGTCCACGCGCATGCCGTCATCGTCGCTGCCCACGACGGCGTAGGAGGCCTCGTAGCCGCTGAACGTCTGCAGCGCGGCGAGATAGCTGGGGTTCTCCACCACCACCAGATCGCCCGGGTCGAGCATCACCTTGGCCACCAACTCGATGCCCTGTTGCGAGCCGTTGGTGATGAGCACCTGATCCACCCCCACCCGCAGACCGCGCTCGCCCAGGTGCGCGCGGATCCACTCGCGCAAGGGGCCGTAGCCCTCCGTGGTGCTGTACTGCAGCGCGGCGCGGCCCTCCTCGGCGAAGGACTCCGCGTGGGCCTGGGCGATGGCCTCCACCGGGAAGAGCTCGGGCGCCGGCAGGCCGCCCGCGAACGAGAGCACGTCCGGACGCTCGGCCACCTTGAGGATCTCCCGGACCGCGGAGGCCTTCATGCGCGACATGCGTTGGGAGAGCGGGAACGGCGGAGGAGCATTGGCGAGGGGGGCGGCGATCATGTTTCAGGCTCCTTTCAGCTCTTCTTCAGAGACGTGGACGTGCGTCCCCTCCTTGATGGAGGTCAGGACGATGGTGGTGTGAGTGCGCGTGACGCCCGTGATGACCCTCAGCGTCTCCACGAGCAGGGTGTCGAGCGTCTTCGTGTTCCGGGTGCGCACCTTGAGGATGTACGAGTCCTGCCCCGCCACGCGGTGGGCCTCGAGCACCTCGGGCAGCGCCAGCACCTTCTTGGCGAAGCTCTCGAAGTACTTGGGATGCTCGATGCTCACGCCAATGAAGGCGGTGATGTCCTTGCCCAGCTTCGCCGCGTCCACGTGCGCCGCGTAGCCCGTGATGACTCCCCGCTCCTCGAGCTTGCGGATGCGCTCGGCCACCGCTGGCTGGGACAGTCCCACCGCTCGGGACAACTCCAACTGCGTGGCGCGGCCCTCGCGCTGCAACAGATCGAGGAGGTGGTAGTCGAGTTCATCCATGTCGGCGGGCGGGCCTTACTTTTATAGGTCTCGGCGGTTTTCCACGAATAAGGTATATGTGGTTCAACCTTTGTGCAAGAAGCTTGAGGGGGGAGCCGCCAGACGGACATGCGCCGCGTCCGTGAGCCGCGGGAGAAGGGGAGGGATTGAACGAGCAGGTCTCCCCGAGGGGCATGACCCATTGGGGTGAGACGAACGCCTTGCGTGAACCGCTCGGCCCACCTGGGGGGCATGTTCCAGGAGTCCTGATGGGGGCGTTGCTCGACCTGGTGGGCGCGTGGGTGCTCCGGCCTCCTCGCGCCTCCCCTGGAGCAGGGGGGACGGTGCCGCCGGGCTGTTCTCAGCAACGGGTGAAGACAGGGGTGGGGCTGGGGCGCGTCACACCGAGCCCTGGGCGCCCGAGCCCTCTCCGGTCCGCGGGCGCAGCCGGCGGATGGCCCGCAGCACCATGTAGCCGTCGAGCGGATTGGCCACGTACCCCTTGGCTCCGATGCGGTGCGCCCGCGCGAGGTCCTCGTCGTCCGAGGAGCCAGCGAGCAGCAGCGTGCCGCCGATGCGTGCCTCTCCCGCGAGCAGTCCCTCCATGGCCTGCACGGGGGCGAACACCAGGTCCGAGGCCGTCGTGTGCAGCGTCTCCAGCGGGGAGATGACCCGGGTGCGGATGCCCTCGCGGGCGAGGGAGCGGGAGATGAGGGTCGCCGTGACGGGCGGCCATGCATAGAGGAGGACGGGCGCGTCGGGTCCCCGCTCCAGGGTGGGCCGGCTCACGGGGGGCTCGGTCTGCTCCTGGAAACGGTAGAGCGCGAAGAGCGCCCGGGAGATGGCCGGGTCCGACGCGACGTACGGCTCGACGCGGGGCTTGCCCGACACGGCCCGCACGGCGTCCAGGGCTTCCAGTGAGGCGGGCGCGGGCAGGGCGATGTGCAGCACCTCGCGCTCGCCCTTGTCGAGCCGCAGTGGGATGACCCGGTACTTCCGGGCGACGCGCTTGGACACCAGCCGGGTGAGCTTCGGGTGGAGCGGCTCCCGGTCCAGGTCGATGGCGGGGAAGCCCGCCTGCCAGGCGAGCGCGCGCAATACATCCGCCTCGGTGCACAGGCCCTCGCGCACCAGCGCCCTGCCGAGGGGCACCCCCATCTCGTGGTGGTGCACCAGACCGAGACGAAGTCGGGCACGATCGAGCAGTCCCAGCTCCATCAGGATCTCGCCGAGCATGCGCTTGGAATCGGCTTGCATGGAACAAATGTCACCACCGCGCGGGGGGCTCGCGATGGATGACAGGTTCAGCCGCCGCTCCTCTGCCCGCCAGGAGCTCGGGCCGGGTCAACCGCGCAGCAGCCAGCGCAGCAGCGCGTCCGGCTCGTCCACGTGGACGAAGTGCCCCGCGTTGGGGAGCGTGTCCACCGGGCAGTCCAGGGCCTCCATCCGGGCGACATCATCATCGGAGACGTAGGCGGCCCGGCCGCCGCGGATGCAGCGCACCGGCATCCCCGGGCGCGCCAGGGCGTTCCAGAGCTGCTCACCATTCATCCGCGCGTGGAACTCGCCGAGCGCTTCCCGGTCGAAGCGCCAGCGCACCCCTCCCTCCGGCGCGGGCTCCAGGTTCATCAGGAGCCAGTCCGACAGCGGGCCCGACAAGCCCCGTCCCGTCAGCTCCTCGCGCATCGCCTTGCGATCCGCGGCCCGGGCGGGAGCAGCCCGCAGCTTCTCCAGCACCTTGCCGCTCTCGGACAGGCCCGGGGGAATGGGGCCCGGGGTGATGTCCAGCAGCGTGACGCTCGCCACGTCGCCGGGCGCGGCCAGGCTCGCGGCCAGCGACACGCGGCCCCCGAGCGAGTGCCCCACGAAATCCAACGGCCCCTCCAACCCCGCCGCGCGCGCCGTCTCCACCACGTCCGCGGCCATGCTGGACAGCGTGGCCCCGGGCGGCAGCGGGGGCGAGGTGCCATGGCCCGTCAGGTCCGGCAGCAGGAAGCGGCGGCTCGGGTCCGCCGCGCTCCAGGCCGCCGCCAGCGAGCGCAGGTTGCGCCCCGTGCCGAGAAAGCCATGCAGCAGCACCGTCGGCCGCTGTCCTTCACCCAACTGGAAGTTCGCGAGGATCACCCCCGTCACCTATCTCCCAGGGAGACCCTCGGCAAGCGGGCAGGCAAGCCCCCGTTCCATATCCGGAATAGGCGGGACTGGTCGGCCATCGGGGCCATGAACAATTTCACCACATGATGCCCAAGCGACTGGACGGTGTGGGG
Protein-coding regions in this window:
- a CDS encoding serine/threonine-protein kinase; this encodes MHSTDDDAGGVTYLSDSSPGHPALPPGERPSLSLEQTLRPATPPVSPHGTLIQGAVTPLPAPVAARGLVPGQVVADRYQVRKWLGSGGTAAVYEVLDLQTNQHVALKVLAVPHAEETLVTRFRREVEHARALEHVNILRVFDVGWDGERHFLTVELLAGMDLRQLLQERRPTLAGALRWLTHATVALEHAHARGVLHRDIKPGNLFITRTGVLKLMDFGLAKSEHVPGTTSQGATLGTPEYMAPEQVMGTPPVSPASDLYSLGVVAYELFTGQLPFRHSQPVPLMFLHVQETPRPPRLLCPALPEPFERVVLKLMEKRPEDRYRNATELRAALAKLWPLVLERPS
- a CDS encoding AEC family transporter translates to MISVLGLLFTSLLLGMAARRSGRFHEHTAHVINAYVINVALPALVLRSVHGLTLAPELLLSAAVPWVIFGVAWLLFHALGPRLGLAPDSVAALVLTAGLGNTSFVGLPLIEGLRGPEALRVAVVIDQLGSFLALATVATIYAARAAERETHPAALWKKLVGFMPLVALVLALLTHPWAFPTWVDGVLARLGATLTPLTLFSVGYQLRLSGLRGRGKALCLGLGYKLVLAPLGIALLLLALPRLDRLSFEVTVLQAGMAPMVTGAILAVDHGLDPELSALMVGVGIPLSLLTVPTALWLMG
- a CDS encoding ATP-grasp domain-containing protein; this encodes MPFPGAPLDIALVTASTYPDCRPDELLLAEALAARGVKAGPIIWDDPAVDWSRFRLALIRTAWDSDRRRDEFVAWAERAGAQCPLWNPPEVLRWNTHKSYLRELESRGVPIVPTLWLARGSTPDVEALLTEHGWSDAVVKPAVSAGARDTLRVRGPAELPAARELMARVLPHKDMMVQPYISSVEGHGERSLLFFGGEYTHAILRPAALSARPGYDPTLAESLTSSEEERAFARKVLAATGFELLYARVDMARDERGALRLMELEVTEPNLFLHQGGPGAVRALVDALIARL
- a CDS encoding PLP-dependent aminotransferase family protein; translated protein: MIAAPLANAPPPFPLSQRMSRMKASAVREILKVAERPDVLSFAGGLPAPELFPVEAIAQAHAESFAEEGRAALQYSTTEGYGPLREWIRAHLGERGLRVGVDQVLITNGSQQGIELVAKVMLDPGDLVVVENPSYLAALQTFSGYEASYAVVGSDDDGMRVDELERLITSRKPKLIYLVPNFQNPKGTTLSLERRHALVRFAQRHRILILEDNPYGELRFRGEHLPSLASLDEEGVVVSLGSFSKTLAPGLRIGWMVGPRDVLRAVTVVKQAADLHTATVAQRATARLLTRFDFNAHLEHLRVVYGERCMAMLDSMKRHMPAGTRWTQPDGGMFVWAELPRGMSAEALFPLALEKRVAFVPGAPFYAAEPRHEFMRLNFSNRPPELLEEGMRRLGAVIASQQQ
- a CDS encoding Lrp/AsnC family transcriptional regulator, translating into MDELDYHLLDLLQREGRATQLELSRAVGLSQPAVAERIRKLEERGVITGYAAHVDAAKLGKDITAFIGVSIEHPKYFESFAKKVLALPEVLEAHRVAGQDSYILKVRTRNTKTLDTLLVETLRVITGVTRTHTTIVLTSIKEGTHVHVSEEELKGA
- a CDS encoding alpha/beta fold hydrolase, yielding MILANFQLGEGQRPTVLLHGFLGTGRNLRSLAAAWSAADPSRRFLLPDLTGHGTSPPLPPGATLSSMAADVVETARAAGLEGPLDFVGHSLGGRVSLAASLAAPGDVASVTLLDITPGPIPPGLSESGKVLEKLRAAPARAADRKAMREELTGRGLSGPLSDWLLMNLEPAPEGGVRWRFDREALGEFHARMNGEQLWNALARPGMPVRCIRGGRAAYVSDDDVARMEALDCPVDTLPNAGHFVHVDEPDALLRWLLRG